Proteins encoded together in one Streptomyces umbrinus window:
- a CDS encoding DUF6215 domain-containing protein, whose product MLGFLLRLPPFWVREPLLIAVGSVLGVRIMYLAVRDHDRVAAGLGAAFLVFTAVRIHTVARALRARRSPSPAASADGAAIAATVQAQAQAQAGTGPSPRPNTPEKDHNAWGQAVAAVAVFGALGAALWVAPHVMPSDTIAPQPASCSGGTHEELPKAYKQTPQPVTGEELCKALNQPDLATLLGTPGETATTASATDNTAPLTDGKVAQPEAEVTFDTYSVNVSATYNELSIDQYVKLMKFGDEQDIKTLATLGRPAVLSSAHTMKFEINLGSGGSAGPVEQGPLARTLTVALDRNDRGGYCEITVWSKSGALPDDGVLLDIAEKVLPSMPERPVR is encoded by the coding sequence ATGCTCGGTTTCCTCCTCCGTCTCCCGCCGTTCTGGGTCCGCGAACCCCTGCTCATCGCGGTCGGTTCCGTTCTCGGCGTACGCATCATGTATCTCGCCGTCCGCGATCACGATCGGGTCGCGGCCGGTCTCGGCGCGGCGTTCCTCGTGTTCACCGCAGTACGCATCCACACCGTGGCCCGCGCCCTGCGCGCACGCCGGAGCCCGAGTCCGGCAGCCTCCGCGGACGGGGCGGCGATCGCTGCTACCGTCCAGGCGCAGGCACAGGCCCAGGCCGGAACCGGGCCGAGTCCTCGCCCGAACACTCCGGAGAAGGACCACAACGCATGGGGCCAGGCCGTTGCGGCCGTGGCCGTGTTCGGGGCACTCGGGGCCGCGCTGTGGGTGGCCCCACACGTGATGCCGTCCGACACCATCGCCCCGCAGCCCGCCTCGTGTTCGGGCGGGACACACGAGGAACTGCCGAAGGCCTACAAGCAGACACCCCAGCCTGTGACCGGTGAAGAACTGTGCAAGGCGCTCAACCAACCAGACCTGGCCACGCTCCTGGGAACGCCTGGAGAGACCGCGACCACTGCTTCCGCCACCGACAACACCGCTCCATTGACCGATGGGAAGGTCGCCCAACCGGAGGCCGAGGTCACGTTCGACACGTACAGCGTGAATGTCTCGGCCACTTACAACGAGCTGTCGATCGACCAGTACGTGAAGCTGATGAAGTTCGGGGACGAGCAGGACATCAAGACGCTTGCGACTCTCGGCCGGCCCGCGGTCCTCTCCTCGGCTCACACCATGAAGTTCGAGATCAATCTCGGAAGTGGCGGATCCGCCGGACCGGTCGAACAAGGCCCCCTGGCCAGGACGCTGACCGTGGCCCTGGACCGCAATGACCGGGGCGGCTACTGCGAAATCACCGTGTGGAGCAAGTCCGGAGCCCTCCCGGACGACGGCGTTCTCCTCGACATCGCTGAAAAGGTTCTTCCGAGCATGCCCGAACGGCCTGTCCGATGA
- a CDS encoding DUF4132 domain-containing protein: MGWLAVGDTYEIALVEGRVVARSASETSGEGQLRALPGELRDRPEVIELQRFAEWLDRHAAQCVARVDSWMVSSLPVPSGLLARVWPDEAWRSALRDLVVVGEGPGEVGFLRDADDSGGLGVVNLDGETVRLSPRTVTMPHPVLLPDLDELRVFAAELGVVQGVEQIHRAVWRRPRDLGAGELGDAETVSEFSGAEYSSWFHLSARAASLGYKVSEGRVSGRIRDAGRVFTASVEIGSPYYGEEGRTGDLSWRHGRDSRLRLSEVGPVAWSEGMRMAAALQAGRTVSADRTA; the protein is encoded by the coding sequence ATGGGCTGGCTGGCAGTGGGCGACACCTATGAGATCGCTCTGGTGGAAGGCCGGGTAGTGGCCCGGTCCGCGTCGGAGACGTCTGGGGAAGGGCAGCTGAGAGCGCTGCCGGGAGAGTTACGGGACCGGCCCGAGGTGATCGAGCTGCAGCGGTTCGCCGAGTGGCTGGACCGGCATGCGGCCCAGTGTGTGGCGCGGGTCGACAGCTGGATGGTGTCCTCGTTGCCGGTGCCGTCCGGTCTGCTGGCCCGGGTGTGGCCCGACGAGGCGTGGCGGTCGGCGCTGCGTGACCTGGTGGTGGTCGGCGAGGGCCCCGGCGAGGTGGGTTTTCTGCGGGACGCCGACGACTCGGGTGGGCTTGGGGTGGTGAACCTGGACGGCGAGACCGTCCGGTTGTCCCCCCGCACGGTGACGATGCCCCATCCGGTGCTGCTTCCGGACCTTGACGAACTTCGCGTGTTTGCGGCCGAGTTGGGGGTGGTGCAGGGTGTCGAGCAGATCCATCGCGCCGTCTGGCGCAGGCCGCGTGACCTCGGCGCCGGAGAACTCGGTGATGCCGAGACGGTCTCCGAGTTCTCCGGCGCCGAGTACAGCTCGTGGTTCCATCTTTCCGCGCGTGCTGCTTCGCTCGGCTACAAGGTGTCCGAGGGCCGCGTCAGTGGCCGGATCCGGGACGCCGGGCGGGTCTTTACCGCGTCGGTCGAGATCGGCAGTCCGTACTACGGGGAAGAGGGCCGGACCGGCGATCTGAGCTGGCGCCATGGACGGGATTCCCGGCTTCGGCTGTCCGAGGTGGGCCCTGTGGCGTGGTCCGAGGGGATGCGGATGGCCGCGGCCCTGCAGGCCGGCCGCACGGTGTCCGCGGACCGCACCGCGTGA
- a CDS encoding DNA-binding protein, with the protein MSDTVAKDAVARGEATAVAQARAEARAEAEELLRAGAVLPPGTIGGGDRAVAMFAQAYRHPGLEGRIVVRLVAAGQGGGLGAGFLGLEPEGGPVEVGLGQPRALGFPEWVLVHHPSDGHLAMSLVEEMNTVARTAKSRPKRARAAYESIGERLAGSVPHFLPTFYEQAGRVFLAADESAYASQMFVNARKAETGHALPFDEERMDAVFLEFALAGAVPTKMLSSYAKGLSSRVPAATAFRHVRGLFVRLAAHGLPPSSPGAGDLRRLAKAAAGRNALGEEIAYLREMLALPGTLKAPPGWWKTHRPALLDLTRQEPAFRGTLLELMPSGWEREELPQWLDLLEKSGATAGLCDTTLPAEVRPADGTAGWTRRFLELWRADHRLAPAGLYPLVDRMADTLRTELEASGGLLTPPVGDVNLLDQLLALGVPLAEPEERHRLNLVSWAACEHRRDLVALEADHRFHPAFRNGCPQEERQDGMRTVLALAECPGARPMLAAWVGEVSRWYVAAELPANAGHSGALRTLSWLPGEVLAVAETAVREALRTGIAPALARALRSGLLDELGWPAWEEAVAAAPEKLDSMENFEVSDAWPHLIVRLGLKIRVIGAEGTLLTHELNLPEKLTRYPSYANCHYVDGELFVWWSSYDSQDKEGYWHQNPSQVMPVEYAGYFRASRASRVGDDLGRVSLPLPGGGRATGGGVLRRGDAVVPPARQVISDGTSYWVWDLVGPERREHTWFEYDPVSNAQGEPGLPDWFGEGVRAAPEGSTLEAGWLLPDPFAVPGPMCSPVDGLLGWRVVTLPDGSRRGEDLAGRSVVVPPGTDQSPRWALEFPGADRPLAVIRQYNEIRLLNADGAEMAEIPRDQTAGPFTAGTRLLPPLRYWHLLQPRDPQGSAALRKVDENTATALLTAAAAESVKTKDAESVENTTGPDEERAGADGRDRLAGVVRTLLPQVSHEALRTGIAGVLRFAADQQRILDVARTRLDAAVTGSVREERRVEPDNGTLTAALQGLGVNGDRWWSYRRSYHYYGGDDIFRLLRLFGEALRGITEPVPTGRLHLALPEQGCLRVMGWEDLPTLSALVALRAGTAGTVDHHREALDALLAELDAQELAVLHPDHWRRVELRLDESIFEGPGAGKYTSTGNVLPLHGGAFVIFPFGTEQHVDAGRVYGAVFHDPSGRFEAPAPYTLVSAEPFVTGRTWAPGWFAAFRSELAARGPAPWFPAAAEEFARLTGITPTMGRLVVAGVPMTDDGKKPVPAETLKAIGVKAADVGVARAALGCDSVQFANSGVWQAVLSALLPAEPSGLWTDGPDVAAAAEVFNRRMGRLTPLPEDVLHDAFRSLEYTSWWKPSEALRGFLDVAAEPRLARDLNWPIGNGFYPRPDGDTPGFGTDVLNGSVALAAWLAHRLPAGDPIRAVLPTVLTAIRERLAHPHLLVSLGRRVGLESFRRAAGAPTETGGDFVRYGAVVVSTRDDDPMPVVAPVLLDPAGSDPHLAALFAGKRPSPGETSLRVVHDRRFAELLADPGEPVAGERDADGLWWPQDPARSVPDLVGEVAERYGIGEDAAVIYLMLLALPDPTDRNTASWTGWTKQRGGTARLRAARAELAATDLVVEGSRSRAGRSLFLPGGWAHLPQPHIPLERWKVPLYDLFDGEEAVLGVIVPTGPVAALYRTAWQRVLEGDEPRLNELEVPRPRKGRR; encoded by the coding sequence ATGAGCGACACGGTGGCCAAGGACGCGGTGGCCCGGGGCGAGGCGACGGCGGTGGCGCAGGCCCGGGCTGAAGCCCGGGCTGAGGCCGAGGAACTGCTGCGTGCCGGTGCGGTACTGCCTCCGGGGACCATCGGGGGCGGTGACCGGGCGGTGGCCATGTTCGCGCAGGCCTACCGGCATCCGGGCCTGGAGGGCCGGATCGTCGTACGGCTGGTCGCCGCGGGACAGGGAGGGGGCTTGGGCGCCGGTTTCCTCGGCCTGGAACCCGAGGGCGGGCCGGTGGAGGTCGGTCTGGGGCAGCCGCGGGCGCTGGGTTTCCCGGAATGGGTGCTGGTTCATCATCCCTCGGACGGTCACCTGGCGATGTCGCTGGTCGAGGAGATGAACACGGTGGCGCGGACGGCGAAGTCCAGGCCGAAGAGGGCGCGGGCCGCCTACGAGTCGATCGGCGAACGCCTCGCGGGGTCCGTGCCGCATTTCCTGCCGACCTTCTACGAGCAGGCGGGCCGGGTGTTTTTGGCCGCCGACGAGAGCGCGTACGCGTCGCAGATGTTCGTCAACGCACGCAAGGCCGAGACCGGGCACGCGCTGCCCTTCGACGAGGAGCGCATGGACGCCGTCTTCCTCGAGTTCGCCCTGGCCGGGGCCGTGCCGACGAAGATGCTCTCCAGCTACGCCAAGGGGCTGTCGTCCCGGGTCCCGGCCGCCACGGCGTTCCGGCACGTCCGCGGGCTCTTCGTGCGCCTGGCCGCGCACGGGCTGCCTCCGTCGAGTCCGGGCGCGGGTGATCTGCGCCGGCTGGCGAAGGCGGCCGCGGGCAGGAACGCGCTCGGCGAGGAGATCGCCTATCTGCGCGAGATGCTGGCGCTGCCCGGCACCCTCAAGGCACCGCCCGGCTGGTGGAAGACCCACCGGCCGGCCCTGCTGGACCTCACCCGGCAGGAACCCGCCTTCCGCGGCACCCTGCTGGAGCTGATGCCCTCAGGGTGGGAGCGGGAAGAACTGCCCCAGTGGCTGGACCTGCTGGAGAAGTCCGGTGCCACCGCCGGGCTGTGCGATACCACCCTGCCCGCCGAAGTGCGTCCCGCCGACGGCACGGCCGGCTGGACCCGCAGATTCCTGGAACTGTGGCGGGCCGACCACCGCCTCGCTCCGGCGGGACTGTATCCGCTCGTCGACCGCATGGCCGACACACTGCGCACCGAACTGGAGGCCTCCGGCGGCCTGTTGACGCCCCCTGTCGGCGATGTGAACCTCCTCGACCAGCTGCTGGCCCTGGGCGTACCGCTGGCGGAGCCCGAGGAGCGTCACCGCCTCAACCTGGTGTCGTGGGCAGCCTGTGAACACCGGCGCGACCTCGTCGCCCTGGAAGCCGACCACCGCTTCCATCCGGCGTTCCGCAATGGCTGCCCCCAGGAGGAGAGACAGGATGGCATGCGGACCGTCCTCGCCCTGGCCGAGTGCCCCGGTGCGAGGCCGATGCTCGCCGCGTGGGTGGGCGAGGTCAGCCGGTGGTACGTCGCCGCGGAGCTCCCCGCGAACGCCGGTCACTCCGGTGCGCTCAGGACGCTGAGCTGGCTGCCGGGCGAGGTACTGGCGGTCGCCGAGACGGCGGTTCGAGAAGCGCTGAGGACCGGCATCGCCCCGGCCCTCGCCCGCGCCCTGCGGTCCGGACTCCTCGACGAACTCGGCTGGCCCGCCTGGGAAGAGGCGGTCGCGGCGGCGCCCGAAAAGCTGGATTCGATGGAGAATTTCGAGGTCTCGGATGCCTGGCCGCACCTCATCGTGCGGCTCGGCCTGAAGATCCGCGTGATCGGTGCGGAGGGCACCCTGCTCACGCACGAGCTGAACCTCCCCGAGAAGCTGACGCGCTATCCCAGCTATGCCAACTGTCACTATGTGGACGGCGAGTTGTTCGTCTGGTGGAGTTCGTACGACTCGCAGGACAAGGAGGGTTACTGGCACCAGAACCCTTCCCAGGTGATGCCGGTCGAGTACGCCGGCTACTTCCGTGCCTCCCGTGCCTCCCGTGTGGGAGACGACCTGGGCCGCGTCTCCCTCCCGCTCCCCGGGGGCGGCCGGGCCACCGGGGGCGGCGTACTGCGCCGAGGAGACGCCGTCGTGCCACCGGCTCGGCAGGTGATCAGCGACGGGACGTCGTACTGGGTGTGGGACCTAGTGGGGCCCGAGCGGCGGGAGCACACCTGGTTCGAGTACGACCCGGTCAGCAACGCACAGGGCGAACCCGGGCTGCCGGACTGGTTCGGCGAGGGCGTGCGCGCCGCCCCGGAGGGAAGCACCCTGGAGGCGGGCTGGCTGCTGCCTGACCCCTTCGCCGTACCGGGTCCGATGTGCTCCCCGGTGGACGGGCTGCTCGGCTGGCGGGTGGTGACACTGCCCGACGGCTCACGGCGGGGCGAGGACCTGGCCGGGCGCTCGGTCGTCGTGCCGCCCGGGACCGACCAGAGTCCGCGGTGGGCACTGGAGTTCCCCGGCGCCGACCGGCCGCTGGCGGTGATCAGGCAGTACAACGAGATCCGTCTGCTCAACGCGGACGGCGCGGAGATGGCCGAGATCCCCCGGGACCAGACCGCCGGACCCTTCACCGCGGGCACTCGCCTGCTGCCGCCCCTGCGCTACTGGCACCTGCTCCAGCCCCGCGACCCGCAGGGCTCCGCTGCACTCCGCAAGGTCGACGAGAACACCGCGACGGCCCTGCTGACGGCCGCCGCAGCCGAGTCCGTGAAGACCAAGGATGCCGAGAGCGTCGAGAACACGACCGGCCCGGACGAGGAGCGCGCGGGAGCAGACGGCCGGGACCGGCTGGCCGGAGTGGTCCGTACCCTGCTGCCACAGGTCTCCCATGAAGCACTGCGCACGGGCATCGCCGGGGTGCTGCGGTTCGCCGCCGACCAGCAGCGCATCCTGGACGTGGCGCGCACCCGGCTCGACGCGGCGGTCACGGGCAGTGTCCGGGAGGAGCGCCGGGTCGAGCCCGACAACGGCACGCTCACCGCGGCATTGCAAGGGCTCGGCGTCAACGGCGACCGGTGGTGGTCGTACCGCAGGTCGTACCACTACTACGGCGGGGACGACATCTTCCGGCTGCTGCGGCTGTTCGGGGAGGCCCTGCGGGGTATCACCGAACCGGTCCCGACGGGTCGTCTGCACCTCGCCCTGCCCGAACAGGGTTGTCTGCGCGTCATGGGCTGGGAGGACCTGCCCACACTGTCCGCGCTGGTGGCTCTCCGGGCCGGTACGGCAGGCACCGTCGACCACCACCGGGAGGCGCTGGACGCGCTCCTCGCCGAACTCGACGCCCAGGAACTCGCGGTGCTGCACCCGGACCACTGGCGCCGGGTCGAACTGCGCCTGGACGAAAGCATCTTCGAGGGGCCGGGCGCCGGGAAGTACACGTCCACAGGGAACGTGCTCCCGCTGCATGGCGGCGCGTTCGTCATCTTCCCCTTCGGCACGGAGCAGCACGTCGACGCGGGCCGGGTGTACGGGGCCGTCTTCCACGATCCGTCCGGCCGGTTCGAGGCGCCCGCTCCGTACACTCTGGTCTCCGCCGAGCCGTTCGTCACAGGGCGGACATGGGCGCCCGGCTGGTTCGCGGCCTTCCGGTCCGAGCTCGCTGCGCGCGGCCCGGCGCCCTGGTTCCCGGCCGCTGCCGAGGAGTTCGCCCGGCTCACCGGCATCACTCCGACCATGGGCCGGCTGGTGGTCGCCGGAGTGCCGATGACCGACGACGGGAAAAAGCCCGTGCCCGCCGAGACGCTGAAGGCCATCGGAGTGAAGGCGGCCGATGTGGGGGTGGCCCGAGCGGCTCTGGGCTGCGACTCTGTGCAGTTCGCGAACTCCGGCGTCTGGCAGGCCGTCCTTTCGGCGCTGCTGCCCGCCGAGCCGTCCGGGCTGTGGACGGACGGCCCGGACGTGGCCGCGGCGGCGGAGGTCTTCAATCGGCGGATGGGCCGGCTGACGCCCCTGCCCGAGGACGTGCTTCACGACGCTTTCCGCTCTCTGGAGTACACCTCGTGGTGGAAGCCGTCCGAGGCGTTGCGTGGGTTCCTCGACGTGGCGGCGGAACCGCGGTTGGCCCGTGACCTGAACTGGCCGATCGGCAATGGCTTCTACCCCCGCCCCGACGGGGACACGCCCGGCTTCGGCACCGACGTCCTGAACGGTTCGGTGGCCCTGGCTGCCTGGCTTGCCCACCGGCTTCCGGCCGGGGATCCGATTCGCGCCGTCCTGCCCACGGTGCTGACCGCGATACGTGAACGGCTGGCCCACCCGCACCTGCTGGTCAGCCTCGGTAGACGGGTCGGTCTGGAGTCCTTCCGCCGGGCTGCCGGGGCCCCCACGGAGACCGGCGGCGACTTCGTGCGCTACGGCGCGGTGGTGGTGTCCACCAGGGACGACGATCCCATGCCCGTGGTCGCCCCGGTGCTGCTGGACCCGGCCGGGAGCGACCCCCACCTGGCGGCGCTGTTCGCCGGCAAGCGGCCGAGCCCGGGGGAGACCTCCCTCCGCGTCGTCCACGACCGGCGGTTCGCGGAACTGCTCGCCGATCCCGGGGAACCGGTGGCGGGCGAGCGCGACGCGGACGGTCTGTGGTGGCCGCAGGACCCCGCCCGGTCCGTGCCCGACCTCGTCGGTGAAGTGGCCGAGCGGTACGGCATCGGCGAAGACGCCGCCGTCATCTATCTGATGCTGCTGGCCCTGCCGGATCCCACCGACCGCAACACCGCGAGCTGGACGGGCTGGACGAAGCAGCGCGGTGGAACGGCCCGGCTCCGCGCCGCACGCGCCGAACTCGCCGCGACCGACCTCGTGGTCGAGGGCAGTCGCAGCCGAGCCGGACGCTCACTGTTCCTGCCCGGCGGCTGGGCCCACCTCCCGCAGCCGCACATTCCGCTGGAGCGGTGGAAGGTGCCGCTGTACGACCTGTTCGACGGCGAGGAAGCCGTCCTGGGCGTCATCGTGCCCACCGGTCCCGTCGCCGCCCTCTACCGCACGGCCTGGCAACGAGTCCTGGAGGGGGACGAGCCCCGCCTGAACGAACTGGAAGTACCGCGACCGCGGAAGGGGCGCCGCTGA
- the ltrA gene encoding group II intron reverse transcriptase/maturase → MAIPKPHGGGTRMLGIPAVADRVAQTVVARHLMRRVEPIFHPDSFGYRPGRSALDAVGKCRERCWKRDWVVEFDIAKFFDSVPWDLLVKAVEAHTDAVWVKLYVRRWLAAPLAMPDGSLLERERGTPQGAPVSPVLANLFLHYAFDMWMAREFPAVWFERYADDAVLHCVSEREAQRVLAALTGRMAEVGLQLHPAKTRIVYCQNGKRRRSYEHTAFTFLGYTFRARRSRNRHGRQFLSFDPAVSKDALTRMSREVRSWHLHTRSDLSFNELARRTNPVVAGWLNYYSRFRPWELRTFAMRINAYLVRWIRQKYKRLAGRRKALAKLVEIAQRYPRMFAHWRLTTDAVLAC, encoded by the coding sequence GTGGCCATTCCCAAGCCGCACGGCGGCGGCACGAGAATGCTCGGCATTCCCGCTGTCGCCGACCGAGTGGCGCAGACCGTAGTGGCCCGGCACCTGATGCGAAGGGTGGAGCCCATTTTCCATCCGGACAGCTTCGGATACCGGCCCGGGCGGTCCGCCTTGGACGCGGTGGGGAAATGCCGGGAGCGCTGCTGGAAGCGGGACTGGGTGGTGGAGTTCGACATCGCCAAGTTCTTCGACAGTGTGCCCTGGGACCTGCTGGTCAAGGCGGTGGAGGCGCACACTGACGCCGTTTGGGTGAAGTTGTATGTGCGGCGGTGGCTTGCGGCCCCGCTCGCCATGCCCGACGGCTCCCTGCTGGAGCGGGAGCGAGGGACCCCACAGGGGGCTCCGGTTTCTCCCGTATTGGCGAACCTGTTCCTGCACTACGCGTTCGACATGTGGATGGCCCGGGAGTTCCCGGCCGTCTGGTTCGAGCGCTATGCGGACGATGCGGTGCTGCACTGCGTCTCCGAGCGCGAGGCCCAGCGGGTGCTGGCCGCGCTCACGGGCAGGATGGCCGAGGTCGGGCTGCAACTGCACCCGGCCAAGACCCGGATTGTGTACTGCCAGAACGGCAAACGCCGACGCTCCTACGAGCACACCGCGTTCACCTTCCTCGGATACACCTTCCGCGCCAGGCGAAGCCGGAACCGGCACGGCAGGCAGTTCCTGTCGTTCGACCCGGCGGTCAGCAAGGACGCCCTGACGAGGATGAGCCGGGAGGTGCGCTCCTGGCACCTGCACACCCGCTCGGACCTTTCCTTCAACGAGCTCGCCCGCAGGACCAACCCTGTGGTGGCGGGCTGGCTCAACTACTACAGCCGCTTCCGGCCGTGGGAGTTGCGCACCTTCGCGATGCGCATCAACGCCTACCTGGTGCGTTGGATCCGCCAGAAGTACAAGCGGCTCGCGGGCAGACGGAAGGCCCTTGCGAAACTCGTGGAGATCGCTCAGCGATACCCCCGTATGTTCGCGCACTGGCGCCTGACGACGGATGCCGTACTGGCCTGCTGA